One Citrus sinensis cultivar Valencia sweet orange chromosome 5, DVS_A1.0, whole genome shotgun sequence genomic window, AATCTGATTAAAGAATACAGTACAGCAGTATGCCTTCAGTATGCGTCAAAAAGTAACAACTTCAATTTAGACAGCAGAGGACGGTTCAAAGGAAAAACGAACGAagaaaatactttttaaattcCTTCAACTAAGTAGAATAGACAATCGCATACCTGACCCTAACCAAACCTAAACCCTGGATCATTCCTCCAACGGGAAGATTGAGAGCAGACGCAGTGACAAAGAGAAGAAGACTTGATCAGGCTGATTTTCTATTTCATCTACCCAGTTGGTATTTTCTGTGTTTCACATAAATTTGCTTTTGTGCATATAAAATTTCCGCCTCAGGAAGTCGGGCTGACACTGGTAGGtaacttttctctttttcggTAAAGAACCTGAAAATTCAATGTTTGATTGATATAAAAACACTAGAACAATCGAGCCGAAGTTTGTTCCTGAGCAAAAAGGTGCAATGATCAAAATATAAGACAAATTTCACGTTCATTacggaaaaatggcactaaaAAAACTCGCAAATTATTCTTCAGTAACAGCGATTGATTTCTTTAACGGGTATctcaaaaaatagaaaagctAGTATTGGCTTGGCTACATCCAGTCACCGTAGCCAGTAAGAATCTATAAGAATCTTTGATTGCCATATTGATGCACTGAGGATTTAAACCGCtggaaaaattttgatcttcCAAAAACTCGCAATGCATACCTCTCTAGTTATTATCTATATCGGACAAAAATGTAACACTGGATAGAATAACAAAAGAGAATGAACTCAATTCATTACTACCAATACACAGTAAATGGCTTggcaaaagaagaagaaagcaagCATAATCAGCTAAGTTGTcttaaagaagaaagcaaAGCATAATCAGCCAACTTCGTCTTAAAGTGTTGTCTGGCCTCCAGATGCAGACATTGCTGAGAGAACTTCCGTCACAGAAGCCATAACACTCAAAGCTGCTTTCAGTACCTCTTGTGAACAACCTGGTTTCACTATGGTTCGAACCTGGGAAAtaaattggaaaaagaaaaaaaaaaaacaaggaaaCACTAAGTGGAATCCACAATTGCACGAGCACACACATCATAAAGCTCaaataaaagatgaaaatttgaaagatatgtcgcgcgcgcacacacacatatataagaacataaagaacaaagaaataaCAAGATTTAAGCACCTCGTCTAGATACTTCTGCAGTTCCTTAATACGGCCCATGTAATCCCGGTCTTCAACACACAGAGTTACAGCCTTAGCATCTGCACCAGGACCATCAAACTGAACGGGTCCAGGATTTCTGTAGAGGTCGTCCAACAAGAATCTTGTTGCATTTTGTCTCAAGAGCCTGCAACCAACACCATACAGTAGATAAAATCAAAGTTGCCATTGAACTTGTATCCCCATtgtttgtgtgtttgtgtatttGTGTATGacagaaagagagagaattacagCAAACATGACTTCACCCCATGTAATTatttcatcattaaaattctgtacttgttctcattttcttcagtCACAAGAAGCATCTTAAACATGCAAAATTTGGACAGTGAAAAGGGACTTACTCATAAGCTTTGCCTCTCATATCCACAGTAGCGGGGTTAATAGCCGGTCGTCCAATTGAAGAAGCACCCGGATTTTGAGACCAACGTTTTACAGTCATCATTGACTGAGGTTTAGCAAAAGTAGCAAAAGTAGCAAAAGAATTCAACAAGTCGCCTTACAAAAGGATGAggaaaactaaaatatttgagcTCCATTTGAACGAGACAAACTATACaattgaaaagaatgaaaacCTAACTGTAATTGGAGCAGCACCACAACGCCACTTGTTCGCAGGATTCTTAAGATTAGTCACAGTAGCCATGTAACCATTCAAACCAGCAGCAAGAATATGGTAGCAGATGTGTCCAAGAACCTGAATGTATATTacatgataatttattaacacAGTACACATAGGAGACCTAGcaccaaaaagacaaaaaaagacAAAGGAAAACATGGATTATTCTGAGGAGCCAGGGCAACACTAGGTGATAACTTACGTAGGCATAGTCACAGTCGAATTTCGATGGCAATGATCCACGAGCCTGATAACCGAAAAAGTGGCAGATTGCATTGAACTTTTTACCCTTGTACGTGCCCTCTTTCTgtacaaaacaataaaaatatcagtAACTAAAACTTTCATCATAATTAATGTTCAACCagtaaagaagaaaagatatataagaatattcaGATTGGTCATGATAAGTATCActgatattataatttattttattgtttctttgagagagagagaggatggTATAATAGGAAAGCAACAAAAGATAGCCATCATACCAGGCGCTTGTTCATTTCAACTTCCACAAGATGTGCAAGAAGTTTCTCCGTCTCAATCTGGAAATGTATAAAATGAGATATCTAGAATCCAAAGACATTTGTTTTTACATAACAAGTGTCTCAAGTGTATCACCTGGGATAATTGTGCAGAATCATCTGACTCGGGTTGAAGAAGAAGCTGTGACatcaaaaatattagataagCATCATCAGTCATTAACGTTAATATTAACTGGCAAGAATCTTAAAAATGGGAAATGTCGACAGAAATTAGAACCTGTTTCTTGATGAAGGGTggtaaaaattcaaacaaagcaGACGCCCAGGGTGAAAGTTGAGAAGAAATGTTATCAACAGGAACTCCTTGCCTCAGCAAACTGTGAATTTCCTGAGGTACAAAAAGGCAATGTTAAATCACAATGTCACACTTACAGACTTGTATAACAAGTAACCATGAAAATTGTTGAAAACTTTACTGCAGGAAAGGACGAAACAACATCAATAAAATGGAGATTCAAACAAGAGAAACCTCTTCTTGCTGCAGAGGGACTGAGAGAGCAGGAGAGAAGAGGCACCACAAAAGAAACCACTACTTAGATAGATGCGTGAATTACCTTCAATAGAGCATATACTTCAGGAATGCTTTCTATGAGCCCTTCTGGCAGCAGGATGACCCCATGGTTCTTGTCTGGTCCAAATACATTAGGTTAGCAACAATGGAAAGAGTCAGAAGCAACATAAAACTAAAGCAATAAAGTTCAAAACCTTGTTCTGCTCTGGCTTGAACAGCATCACAAATTTGTTTCGTTAGATCAAACAGAGTAAGCTTTGAAGCAGCCACTTCCTCACCTAGAATTACCTGCAAAAGTTCATATAGATGATTTACAAAGTGCTCATAAATGTAGAAGGCATATAATAGCTACACCACAGAAATATAGCAACAAGCAAGAAATGCAAACCATATTCGGATGAGACTGAAGGGTGCATTCCAAAGCAACATGTGATGCCCTCCTACCCATCAGacgaataaaataataatactgaAAAGGGAAAGAAGTTAGAGCTTCTGGAAAGACAACAGCAGGGGGTGGgaaacatatattaaaaacGTTTCTAATCTACCAACGTCAAAAGCTTCATTATGCAAGTTTAACAATGCCACACTATTGTCCCTGCATGCTTATGCCACATTATTGTTCTCAGATCCAAGTAGAGACTGAATGACAAGTTCTAAGAGGAGATATCGAATTATGTCAGAAGAACCCATTACCTTCTCTGCAGAGAGAGCATCAGTGCACACATTACTGATCAGTTGTGAATTGACCTGAACATAGGGAAGGACTGTTAGTTCGCATATGGCctctataaaaataataatgacaaaatCAACTGTTACATTACTACTAAAAGCTTATAGGTCACTGCAACACTAAAAGTTTGCACATATTAGAATAGACTCATAGTCTAGTTCAGAGCAGTTCATCTGCAAGATGCCTTTTTCCTAGTGGCCTAGATCATTTTCTTCACACATACTCTTCTGTGAATAAATGACAGTGGCataaatctttaaattttccCTGAATTCTACTTTCGTTCTACATAGAAAGGATAACAGATGAAAAAACACAAGAAGGAACCATGTACAAAACAATTTTGGCTTCTgtgaaaattgaaagattCCATAATATTTGACTCATACCTTGCATATTGTATCAAAACCAACATTGGTTTCCACAAATTGATTCTTGAGATCTCCATTCAAAGTAACAGGAACACCAACCACCTGCAAATTCCATTTAGTTCATTAACATATCAATATAACTCAAAAAATCATACTTTGCAAAAGATATACAGATCGGGAGGTGCATACTTTGCAAAAGATATACAGATCGGGAGGTGCATAACTGCAATAGAGGCATTGAAGAAGCCAACTAATTCTAACAATACGGAGGAGCCTATTATTtcaaaggggaaaaaaaaacaaacaagaccAAGAACTACCTTTGTTGGGCATTTTGCTTCAGCAAATGTTTCAGCAAGGTATGCAGCATCTGTGTTTGATGTGACCCCTTGAAAAGCACCAATTTCATGTTCAATAACATAAAAGAGAAGATATATAGTAAGCACATGTGCAAGTCCTAAAGCATATTCACCTCCAATAATGACAAGGCCATCCAAGTTCAAATTTTTGCATGCAGTTAGTGCAGCATTGACTTGCTCTGTTGTTCTGATTTGATCTTTTGTGCGTCCCAGCATGTCATAACCACCTTGTCAagcacaattattttaaagtttgtcAGACTTTAGACCACGTGAGAATTGAAATTCTTAACATAAAACTGCCTTCAGCAAAATCTACCTTGATTTTTGTAGGttgaaagaatttcttttgtgaCCTCAAGAGTTTTCTGTGCAAATAAACCTTCAGAACCACCTGTTCATGGAAACAGAGATTGACATAACACAAAAAAGAGGATTATGTGTTTGCTTCGTTACAGGAACCATTTGTGCTGAAACTAGAAACAGAAATGCTACTTACCCAAAAATCCAAGCAAAGTACTCTTAGGGTTGTGTAGCTTGAGCGCATCGTAAAGGCCCCAAACGACATTGTGTCCACCAGGAGATTGTCTTCCACAGAAGACAATTCCCACCCTATTGTAAGAAAATAGATTATCTATGAATGAAATTTCTGTAACTACACATTCCagagaaattcaaaattcttttatttatttatttttttccttgggGCACAGCCAGTTCATTTCATAATTCAAACCAGTGCAACACCATTCTttcaaattaaagcaaaaattaCACAAAGAAATCATATGAGTTTTAGTGCAAGCAATATTAATCAAATGTGTACCTAATAGCAGGATGCTCAGTTATAATTTGAGCATCAGGTACTTTGGCAGTTGCTCTAAGAAAGTGAGCCAAAGGCTGACCGTAAGTGTGAGGAAAGGATCGGCTAATGGAATGGGTATCAGCTGGGTCAGCAGTTGTAGTTGAATCACCAAATTCCACCCTGACAGTAGTTCCCTGCATGTTCGCGTTGAATGAAAACATTTGCAACAAATAAATAGCCAACAAGGCGATGTcccaaaaatgaaatgattGCGGGTCAGAAggattaaaaaggaaaaagaataacattttaaaaaatgttttatatgAAATCAGAATTAGTAGTACCGTTATGAAGAAAGGATGAATGTAGTCaacaagttttttattttcattttttgcatAAGAAACTCAAAAATGTATCGATGATGAAGATTTTAAGCCAGACAGTGAATTTGAATTCAGTTTGcacaaaattacaaacttaatttgattaaaaaaaaaaagaagaatcagTTAAGTCTCCAGCAAAATTAACAAGAAGAGAGCGTGCAATCCCGTTCTGCATTGGATGGAAATAGACAAACATATAAGATCTACTCAAACAAATCAGCCAAAATCGACAGCAGATCTAGCCTACAACCGAAAAACAACAAGCAACACActgagaattaaaaaaataattctgcaGAGGTCATCGATCTAAAACttgaaatagaaagaaaacaaagctAAACCAAAAATATGACGGAGATGTTAAGTACGCGTGGATTCATTCAGTACCTGAAGGCAAGGAGGGAGCTCGGGCTGGTAAAGAGATCGGAGTTGTTGAAGGCCGGAGAGTTCTCTCGGAATACCGAAATCCGAGTCCATTGTGTTTTCGTTTCAGTGGATGGTTATTACTGTTTGTTGCGTTTTTTTGGTATTTGGTATTGACTGTGTTGTGTGCAGTACTACTATACTGATTGGggtttttgtttggtttgttaCGGCCTTAAAAGGCTCTTTTTAAGCTTTTATAGGGGTGGATAAGTGGGACCGGCGATACTACCAACCAAGCCCACGGGCTTGAGGAGAACTTGTGTTCTTGATTACCCGTGGTTTCTACTGTTATTTGCGATCATGCCACTGACTCCgtcgttttcttttttttttgtatgttaattcattatttatttctgtGCATTGCGTTTTGCGCtgattttcaattattttatttgttcgAGATCTTCCGATCTTTCCCTCGTTAGTATCAACTAAATCGGCCCTATAATCTCATAAATATTACGTTGCTGCCATCCATACGCACACCGCACATCGTTAGTTGAAATCTCGCTTCTCATTTATAGTCATTTCTACGATTACAAGGGAAGGAGTCTTGAAAGTTTAGgccataaaattattaactaataatataCGCAGTATGGTCCCCAAAATTTACCACTTCGTTGGctagtatattttataaaaattacaatgataaaagaaattttgaaataatattggGGGAgcaaattttgtgaaaatgatgtgTAGAACAAATTATATTGGAGAGAAATTCAAATGAGATTGAGATGGTATGTATATCCATTAAAGATTAGATTCTCTATTAAGGGTacgtttgaaattgaaatattgtaatttttaaactacagttattgtgaaaaaaattataattatgaaataaaaattagtaatatataataaatataaattttaaataataaatttaataaaattattaaaaatataataattttttattatacaaataaaaaatcatatcaacataacttacaaattataataactaacatttattaaatattttaatattatatcttttaaattataattatccaACCTCAAATCCCACTCAACGATCCACGTATtaagattttataaattataagtgAGTTTTCAAATTGACAGTTGAGATAGATACGCTTGCCGGTACATGATAATCATCAGGGCCACTGAACAGCTGACTGGGACAggagagatgatgatgaatggTGGGTCGAAAATTCCGCACATTCGCTTGGAATATGCTGACAAAGGAggatattttggtaaatttgcgCAAGCCCACTGACTTACCAGTTAACCAACCAACCAACCAAACAAACAAGCAACTCGACGCAGGTTTTATGTCGTTGTAGTGTAACCCTCACTTAACTCTCCGCAATGGGAAAAGCCTTTTTCAAGCCTAtgtttttttttgaaaaattttcaagtctattttcttttttttcaagtatATTTTAGTTTGGATGTTTGCGGAGCTTTTAGTATTACTCCTTAAGGTTtcaaatttttcaagtttcaacgcaaatttcataaaactgGGTACCAGCCATGGTTTTTAACCAAACCCCGACTGGAAAAGTTAAcgattttaagtttttatgcAAATTCTCTTGTCTTGAGCAAATTCTCTAGTCTTCCTTTCTTGAGCAAATTCTCTAGTCTTCCTTTCTCGGACATAGATAAGCTTTTATGcaattgaattaataaatgtgACGCTTTCTTCTTAAACTTCTAGAATGAAATTAGTAAATACGATCTAAATATTATGAAGAAAGTTCCATCACATCACATGCCATAGTTCTCAAAGATAGAGCTACTTTGACTTATCCTATAACATAAACCATTCAGTAGCATTTTCGCTTCTAATTATATAGACCCTTTCACCATCCTCTCATATCCTGAAATGAAAAACCAAAACTTGGAGGTGGTGAAGGCATTCTCAAGCCAAAACACTAAGCGCATGAGAAGtcattttcatctttctcCTTGAAGCTTTGCATCTCCGAGACTTCACCACTGCTAATAGATAATTCTTACTTCCTGCTTCTCTTTGAACTAGATTTCCTGGAGCCTTTTCTTCCACTTGAACCAGTGGTACTGACTCCAGATGTGACCAGATGGGTTTGGGCAGAGTGAATAGGCACATGATGCCCAGGAACCAAAGCAGGGAACCCAACAGCAGGGATTCTGCAAAGCAACAAAGACCTGTACTAATCAGCATACCTAAAAGATCAAGCCACTAAATGAAAGGCCCACACGACCACGTAATGAAAACCATCAAATGATAACCGTTAACAATGAAATCCATAGTTCATTCCTAGGAAATGGAAAACATAACCAAACTCATAACCAGGTAAGGGGTTCTGTTTTACCACAGTACACCATCTGACCAAAAAGTTACCCGAATATCAGTAAGGAAACTTAACAATCTCAACATATGCAGCATGCCTTTAAAGTTAATCAAACATGATAAATGCCAAAACTGCTGTCATAAAACATTACAGTCTTGAAAGCCTATCTGCTGTCAAAACCCCAAGTATAACTTCTACATGTATCCTGAAGATCCAATGTGAAAATAATCCAACAATAGGCTCTAGACAACTTAAGAATTAGATTCACTCCCCTGTTTTCCTACCACTACAGAAGCATAAAATTTGCCACAGGTTAAAACCCTCATCCCAAGAAAAATTCGGCCAACAGATTTTATAAACATGTACAGCAACAGTTACAAAGTTCTTCAACCAAACTTCAGAACAAAGAAAGATTGATGTGCGACCAAGAACAACAAGTTGATTTTGTCAGTTGAGAAAATCGTGAGGATGCTAAATCTTTGATTACATGAAGAACAGCATATCTGTACACGCGTGGACATGATTGCATTTGAATAACAAGATAAAGCTTCAGCCATATACAAGCcagttaaattttgaaactacCAAAATTAAGAGCATTGAAGACAATGCCACACTGATACTGTATTAATGGTGAATTCAACtccacaataataaataactcCACATTCCAAGAGCCAAGAATATGAGGGAAAGATAATTCATGAATCATACCCAACAAGAGCACAGCAGACTCCTGCTTGGTCAAGGATGCACCATATGCATTGCCCTTTTGCAAACTAAATCTAAGGGATTGATTTTCTGCAAGAACACAGTGAAGCAACCGCCCGAGTTTCCTGCATTCACTTTCCAAGTACCTGCTCTTTATCTCCAGATCCTTCACATACATCTTCTTCCTCTCCCTTGATCTGACTGCCGCATCCCTATTTCTCAACTGCCTGGAAAATTCAGATCAACCATCACATACAGCCCTTCAATTTCCATTCTCCACAAATCAAATAgcagtaataattaataaatttatttggaaaTATAATAACCCAGAACACGCTTAAAACATCATTCAATATTCAATAATCAGAAACAGAGCATCTAGCCATCTACGAATAGTCGGAGGAggtaaaagaataaaaaaaaaaaaggagcaaACATAGAAATCtcatacatatattaaaaagaaaggcAAAATGTATGCCATGAATTTACAGATACCTTCTCCGTTTCTTGGAGATGGGATCATCAGCATTATCGTTGTCAGTGTCGTTATAGTTTTTGTCGCTGTTGTTGACCTCTGGTTCATCGAGCACCTTCTCCTCAGCCGGGCTAGCATTACCAGATTCATCGGCACCGTTTTGGTCCTTGTCAGTTGGCAGCTCAATCACCTCAGCACCAGAAGCAGGCGAAGGCTGATCAACGAATACATCTGCAAAGAAATCGTCCAACGATTGCTGATTCGGCTCTAGCTCCGAATTATCATCATTATCGTTCATTAGCATGCTCTCAATATCCCCGATCCACGGAGACACCGAACCATCCGGTGAGGGATTTGAGAAAATTTCTGCCGTTGATGGATCCGTTAACTCCGTCAAAAGATTGTTCCAATCAAATTCATCTTCTAAAAATTCATCATCTGCCATAACTACTTAACCCTAAGATATCAGAAacgaaaccaaaaaaaaaaaaaaaaaggaaaaatgaaaaaatcacCGGACGTTGAAGATGGGGATATAATATTGACAGAATTATTAGGTTGTGGGAGCAAGCGGAGGCCGATTTTATACCGTGGTGTTTGGGAATTTTGAAACCGCGTACTCTCAATACCTTCGTAAGCAAGTAAAAATTCTAATCAGGAAGGTCCCACGAGAGCCACAGAGGTCGTGGCTGCTGATCGCTTACGTGTAccaattgaaattttggttgATTGCGAACGCCTCGACCAATACTGCAGGTGTTGCCGTCACTCAACCAATAGGAACACAGATCGTGGCAAGTAAAGAGACAATCTAGACTTTACACGTGGAGCAATTCAGTTCCTCTAATTAAAAAGGTCAGCTCTCCTTCAGTTTTCATTCAACCGTCTCCTTCTCTTCCAGGTCCCGTTTCAAAATTACGAACGCCTCGTTTGGTTGTGGGATGATTCTTTGGGATTTATGTGATCTCACGTTCGGTAAGTTCACGAAGTGCAGAGCTATgaaccccaaaaaaattagtgagAAGCTATCCCACAACTCCATGGGATTACTTCGGATGAGTTTTCTAATTCTAGTTacttaaataatttagtagtaaattacattattcattatcatattataaaataaattacttaataatcacaaaaaaaaatgaaaacaataatttactCACTGTAGAGGGAGgagtttaattgaaaataaatagaacGCGTAACACCTAGAAGCTATGGGGGACGGACGACATTGGTGAGCCTGTTTAACTCCCAAAATCCGTGAACTAGAAAAAAGATATAAGAGGCAAAGAAATCGGCCAAAAGGATAACTAGGAAATTCAATCTCATCCTTGGAAACCAACCTCACCTCAGACCTCAGTGTTACCAAGTGAAATGCAAACCCAAGTTTGCCAACTTGTTTTTGGAAATTGGAActattattaaagaaaagagGCAGCAGCACCAGCAGGCAGCTTTGGAAACGAGCATGAATAGTCAATACAAAAACAAGATTGATAACAAATTTCTCCACCATaccataataataaaaataataataattcaccTTGgtttaaataagtaatttttttttacttcacaataaaaaaaaatgtttgtaaTAGTATAtgtattattgaaaataaatatttggctatttcataattaaaatagatttctaaatttaatgaGTTTTATTTGTACtaaatttatgattaaatacCAATCAAAAAAaacttatgattaaataaatatttaactgattaaatatttttaaatgatttaaaaaaaaaataaagtattgCAAGTCAACACCTACAATTTGGCAGGTCTAACTGATCCCGTCAATGAAACCCACGAATTAAACGATACAGGCTCTATGGATTATAAGCAAAACTCACTAATTGATagctaataaatttaaaaaaaaaaaaaaaagaattaaattttagtcaTACACTAGTGCTAAAAAAAACTCAAGGGACACAAGAT contains:
- the LOC102612558 gene encoding bZIP transcription factor 60, with product MADDEFLEDEFDWNNLLTELTDPSTAEIFSNPSPDGSVSPWIGDIESMLMNDNDDNSELEPNQQSLDDFFADVFVDQPSPASGAEVIELPTDKDQNGADESGNASPAEEKVLDEPEVNNSDKNYNDTDNDNADDPISKKRRRQLRNRDAAVRSRERKKMYVKDLEIKSRYLESECRKLGRLLHCVLAENQSLRFSLQKGNAYGASLTKQESAVLLLESLLLGSLLWFLGIMCLFTLPKPIWSHLESVPLVQVEEKAPGNLVQREAGSKNYLLAVVKSRRCKASRRKMKMTSHALSVLA
- the LOC102612258 gene encoding pyrophosphate--fructose 6-phosphate 1-phosphotransferase subunit alpha isoform X1; protein product: MDSDFGIPRELSGLQQLRSLYQPELPPCLQGTTVRVEFGDSTTTADPADTHSISRSFPHTYGQPLAHFLRATAKVPDAQIITEHPAIRVGIVFCGRQSPGGHNVVWGLYDALKLHNPKSTLLGFLGGSEGLFAQKTLEVTKEILSTYKNQGGYDMLGRTKDQIRTTEQVNAALTACKNLNLDGLVIIGGVTSNTDAAYLAETFAEAKCPTKVVGVPVTLNGDLKNQFVETNVGFDTICKVNSQLISNVCTDALSAEKYYYFIRLMGRRASHVALECTLQSHPNMVILGEEVAASKLTLFDLTKQICDAVQARAEQDKNHGVILLPEGLIESIPEVYALLKEIHSLLRQGVPVDNISSQLSPWASALFEFLPPFIKKQLLLQPESDDSAQLSQIETEKLLAHLVEVEMNKRLKEGTYKGKKFNAICHFFGYQARGSLPSKFDCDYAYVLGHICYHILAAGLNGYMATVTNLKNPANKWRCGAAPITSMMTVKRWSQNPGASSIGRPAINPATVDMRGKAYELLRQNATRFLLDDLYRNPGPVQFDGPGADAKAVTLCVEDRDYMGRIKELQKYLDEVRTIVKPGCSQEVLKAALSVMASVTEVLSAMSASGGQTTL
- the LOC102612258 gene encoding pyrophosphate--fructose 6-phosphate 1-phosphotransferase subunit alpha isoform X2, with translation MDSDFGIPRELSGLQQLRSLYQPELPPCLQGTTVRVEFGDSTTTADPADTHSISRSFPHTYGQPLAHFLRATAKVPDAQIITEHPAIRVGIVFCGRQSPGGHNVVWGLYDALKLHNPKSTLLGFLGGSEGLFAQKTLEVTKEILSTYKNQGGYDMLGRTKDQIRTTEQVNAALTACKNLNLDGLVIIGGVTSNTDAAYLAETFAEAKCPTKVVGVPVTLNGDLKNQFVETNVGFDTICKVNSQLISNVCTDALSAEKYYYFIRLMGRRASHVALECTLQSHPNMVILGEEVAASKLTLFDLTKQICDAVQARAEQDKNHGVILLPEGLIESIPEVYALLKEIHSLLRQGVPVDNISSQLSPWASALFEFLPPFIKKQLLLQPESDDSAQLSQIETEKLLAHLVEVEMNKRLKEGTYKGKKFNAICHFFGYQARGSLPSKFDCDYAYVLGHICYHILAAGLNGYMATVTNLKNPANKWRCGAAPITSMMTVKRWSQNPGASSIGRPAINPATVDMRGKAYELLRQNATRFLLDDLYRNPGPVQFDGPGADAKAVTLCVEDRDYMGRIKELQKYLDEVLYRKREKLPTSVSPTS